In Diaphorobacter ruginosibacter, the genomic stretch GAATAGCGGTGTTGCATCAATTTTTGGCAATCTGATGGGGCCTTTTATAAATCAATCACTTAGCATTCTCTTACAGCCATTGTTCACAGTTATCCACACAGTTGTCCAGTGCAGAGAGGGATAACCTGCCGGAGCCGCCCTGAGTAGCAAGGATCTAGGAAAGTTCTTTGCAATCAATGAGATAAACGAAAAATGGCGCACTCCTCGAAACATTTTTCGACTATTTGAAGGGCATGCAGCCAATCCGTGCTAGGCCGCTTTATGACGTGCGTGTGTCCGAAGTGCCCATGCCTAAAAAATGTGCGATGGAATGTGAATCGTTGTAAATCAATGACTTACATATCAATTGGTGCGTTTGTCCACAGTTATCCACATGGTTGTTCAATAAAACAAGGGATAACCCTAGGGATCTGGGTCCTGAAGGCCGCAGCTTCGGCCGGCCGATGTTCCCAAGGTGACTCGGCAACCGGGCCCGGGGCCTGTCGCATGGCGACCGCGTACTAACATCGACGCCAGCCCATGAGATGCGTTCCGTAGTGAGCGCCATGAGCATTCAAACCAATCAGGAGAACACAGGAATGGCAATTCGCTTCGATGGCAAGGTGGCAATCGTGACGGGCGCGGGCGGTGGTCTTGGCCGGCAGCACGCGCTGGCGCTGGCGGCGCGTGGCGCGAAGGTGGTGGTCAATGATCTGGGCGGGGCTGTCGATGGCAGCGGCGGTTCGGTGACGGCGGCCGAGGCCGTGGTGGCCGAAATCCGCGCCGCAGGTGGCGAGGCGATTGCGAACGGGGCGTCCGTGACCGATTTCGAGGCCGTGCAGGCCATGGTGCAGCAGGCTATCGATACCTGGGGCCGCGTGGACATCCTGGTCAACAATGCCGGCATCCTGCGCGACAAGTCATTCGCCAAGATGGACATGGCGGACTTCCGCCTTGTCGTCGACGTGCACCTGATGGGCGCAGCCCATTGCTGCAAGGCCGTATGGCCGCACATGATCGAGCAGAAGTACGGGCGCATCGTCATGACCACGTCGTCCACGGGCCTCTACGGCAACTTCGGCCAGGCGAACTACGGTGCTGCCAAACTCGCGCAGGTCGGCCTGATGCAGACGCTGGCCATCGAAGGCGCGAAGTACGGCATTCATGTGAACGCACTCGCCCCCACGGCCCATACACGCATGACCGAAGGGCTGCTGCCGCAACCCGTGCTGGATGCGCTGACGCCCGAGGCCGTGGTCCCGGCGATGCTGGTGCTGGCGCATGAAAGCGCTCCGTCGCGCACCATTCTGCTGGCAGGAGCCGGATCGTTCGAGGCCGCGCACATCACCATGACCGAAGGCATCCACCTGGGCGCTGGCGCCATGGTGCCCGAGCAGCTGGCCGAGCAACTGGCGAGCGTGACGGACCGGAGCAGCGAACAGGTGCCCCAGGGAGGATCGGCACAGGGCACGCACGAGTTCGAGAAGGCGATGGCTGCCGCTGCCTCCCTGGCGCTTTGACTGCATCCTGACCGGGTTGCCTGTCCCGCCCCTCGTTGCATGGCGTGAATCCGCCGTGTTGCGGAGGGGATGGGTGTTCACCCGGTGCAATGCGGCAGCTTCGCTGTTTTCCTACTTGCTCTTACCTCAATTTCAGGAATCATTGCAGGCCGGGGACGGTTTCCCCGTATCCCAAGGGCGCTTGGGGCGGATTTCGGCAGGCCGGGGCGCTCCGTGCTAAGTTCCACCCCCTCACACCAGTGATGGAAGCGCACAAACAATGACAAACCAACTGCAACAGCACATCGCCGGCCTCTCGAAAGAGCGGCTCGCGGGCATGCGTCGAGGCATTGAAAAAGAGGGGTTGCGGGCCTTGCCCACTGGAGCTCTGGCATTGACCCCCCATCCCCGCGGGCTGGGGTCGGCCCTGACTCATCCGCACATCACCACCGACTACAGCGAGTCGCAGCTGGAACTCATCACGGGCGCGCGGGCCAGCGTGCAGGAGTGCCTGGATGAACTGGGCGAGATCCACCAGTTCGTGCACCGCGTGCTGACTACGCAGTGCGACAAGGAACTGCTCTGGTCGTCGAGCATGCCCTGCGTGCTGCCGACCGACGAAACCATTCCGCTGGGCCGCTACGGGCTGTCCAATTCGGGCCGCTCCAAGAGTGTCTACCGCATGGGCCTGGGCCATCGCTATGGCCGCCGCATGCAGACGATCTCGGGCATCCACTACAACTGGTCCCTGCCCGGAGTGACGAGCGAAGAGTATTTCGGACTGATCCGCAATTTCCGCCGCCATGCGTTCGTGCTGCTGTACCTCTTCGGTGCGTCGCCGGCGCTGTGCCCCAGCTTCGTCGAAGGTCGTCAGCATGCGCTCAAGCCGCTGGGTGACGGCCGGCGCGCTCTGTACCTGCCGCATGCCACGTCGCTGCGCATGGGGCGCCTGGGTTACCAGAGCGACGCGCAAGCCACGCTGGCGGTGAGCTACAACGGCCTGGAGGGTTATGCGAACTCGCTGCACGAGGCGTTGACGCGCCCGTATCCGGCCTATGAGCAGATCGGCATCCGCAACCCGGGCGGCGAGTACAACCAGCTGGGCACCAGCCTGCTGCAGATCGAGAACGAGTTCTACGGCACGATCCGTCCCAAGCGCACCACCCGAAGCGGCGAGCGCCCGCTGCACGCCCTGCGCGAGCGCGGCGTGGAGTATGTCGAGGTGCGGCTGATGGACCTCGATCCGTTCGAGGCGGTGGGCATCAACGCCGACACGATGCGCCTGCTCGACGTGTTCCTGCTGCACTGCCTGTACTCGGACAGCCCTCCGGACACGCCGCAGGAAATCGCCGAGCTCAAGAACAACCAGCACCTGACCGCGGAGCGGGGGCGTGAACCCGGCCTGCAGCTGATGCGCGGCGGCCAGCCCGTCGCCCTGGGCGAGTGGGGCCTGCAGGTGCTCAAGGAATGCGAGCCGATCGCCGCAGCGCTCGATGCTGCCGAAGGCTCGCAGGCGCATGCCGACGCGCTGCGCGCGGCAGTGCAACTGTTCGCATCGCCCGACAGCACGCCGTCGGCGCATGTGCTGCGCGAGCTCACGCAAACCTTCGACAGCGATTTCATCGCCTATTCCCGCGCCCGTTCGCAGGCAGCTCGCGAAGAACTCATGCAGCGTCCGTGGACTGATGCTCAGCAACAGCGCTACGTGGCGTTGACCGATGAGTCCGTGGCCCGCCAGCGCGCGATCGAGGAAGCCGACGACATGCCGTTCGAGGAATGGCGCGAGCGTTACATGGCTGTGGAGCAGCTCGGATGACCCCCCTGGCAGCGCGCTTCTCCCGCGTTGCCATGCAACAGCACGCACTGGCCCTGCTGCGGGTGCTGCTCAGCTACTACATGACCAACGGCTATGCGGTGGCCGTCGGCTATCTGCTGATTTCCGCCGGCGTGGGCTTGGCGCTGGGCACGACCGCGGGCGCGGCGGCGGCGCTCGGGGTCGTGGTCACCATTCCGCCCGACATGGCGGGGCCGCGCAAGGGCAAGTTCCGACAGATGATTCCCACGCCGATCCTCGGCGTGCCGCTGTTCTTCGCGGTGCAGATGCTGCACAGCTCGCCGCTGGAGCTGGGCATCCTCATCGTCGCAGGCACCTTCGTCGCATTCCTTGCCATGGCATGGGGCAAGCGCGGAGCGCCGATCGCGATCGCGCTGATGTTCGCGATCATCTTCTCGCTGGCGGTGCCGCCGCAGGAAGAGGTCAAGCGCCTGACCGCGGCGCTGCATGTCACGGGTTACTTCGCGCTCGGCGCGCTGCTGTATGTGCTGTATTCGTGCATCGTGCACCGCTGGCTCAACCCGCGCTACCGTGTGCTGATGCTGGTCGACACGCTGCTGTCGCTGGCCGACCTGATGCGCCTGCAGGCCCGCCAGTTTGGAGAGGACTCGCCCGAGATGCGCAGCGAGGCATCGGGCGGGCTCATCAGCCGACTGCTGGCGCGCCAGGCGGCGCTCGCAGACCAGATCCAGTCCACGCGCGATGTGGTGTTCGAGTCGCCCGATTCGCTGCCGCGCCAGCGCCTGGCCGCCATGGTGCTGCATGTGCTGGACATGCGCGATCACATGATCGCCTGCGCGCTGGACCTGGACACGCTCAGGCAGCACGCCGGCCACAACACCGTGCTGGTGCAGATGCACGACATGCTGATCCTGCTGGCCCGGGAGACCGACAACCTGGCAGACGCCATGCTGTTCGGCCGCAAGCCCGAGCGTCCCATGGACTACCGTGCACAGCTCGAGAATTTGCGCTGGGCGGTGGACGATGACGCCATGCACAGCGATCCCAACCGGCTCGTCACCTCGCGCAATCCCAGCCCTGATGCGCTCGTGCACTCGCTGGCCGACCGCATCGCCAACCTGAACGACGAAGTCCAGCGCCTCTACGCGCTGGCGCGCGGCGAGGGCAAGCCCAATCTGGCGGCGGTGCGCGCCAGCTGGCATCTGTTCGTGAGCCCGGTCGCCTGGTCGATCAAGCCGTTCTACACGCTGTGGAGCTGGGGCGCACCGGCGTTGCGCCACGCGGTGCGCGCGGCGCTGGCCATCGGCACGGCCTATGTGATCGCGCTGCTGCTGCCCTGGGGGACGCACGAATACTGGATCTTTCTGACCATCGTGGTGGTGCTGCGCGGCTCGCTGGCGCAGACGCTGGAGCGCCGCAACCTGCGTGTGGGCGGCACCTTGCTGGGGTGCCTGCTCGCGCTGTCGATCCTGTCCCTGCACCCGGGCTATCTGGCGATGATCCTGTGCCTGACGGTCGCGCAGTCCGTGGCGCACGGGCTCGCGCTGCGCAAGTACCTCTACACGGCGGTGGCGGCGACCATCCTCGGCCTGATCCAGGCCCACATGATCAGCGCATCGTCGAGCACCGTGTTCGCGCTGTTCGAGCGCACGGTCGATACCCTGATCGGTGCAGGCATCGCCTGGCTGTTCTCGTATGTGCTGCCTTCATGGGAGCGTTCCCAGATTCCCAACCTCGTGCGCCGCGTCGTCAAGTCGCAGGTCGACCATGCGCGCACGGCGCTGGACCTGGTGCAGCTCGATGCCGTGGACAATGCGCCGGAGCTCAAGTGGCGCCTCGCGCGCAAGGACGCGTACGACAGTCTCACCGCGCTGGTGCTGGCCGCAGAGCGTTCGCTCAAGGAGCCCCGCGCCGTGCGCCCGCCGCTGCAGCCGCTGGAGATGCTGCAGGCCCATGCCTACCAGATGCTGGCCCAGCTCACGGCCGTGAAGACCCTGCTGCTGCTCCGGCGCGGCAGCCTGCCTGGCGAGCGGCTGGAGCAACCCCTCACGCGTGCCAGTGAACGCATTGCCAACCTGCTGAACGGCAAGGAGGTCATCGTGGACACGGTGAATGCCGACGAGCCGGCGGAACCTGTGCGCGAACCCACGCTTGCCGCCGGGCCGGAACATGTCCCGCAGGCCTGGGACACCAACCTCATGCCCTGGCTGGAGCGGCGCCTTGAGCAGGCCGTGCTGCTGGCGGCGCAGATCAGGAAGGATGCGGATCAGCTGCTGGGCCGTTGATACGTCCTGCTCAAGGCCCGCACAAGCAAGGCCCCCAGGTCAAGGCTTCGCGCAGGCCCCGTCCAGACCCACCATGCCGGAGAGCTTCTGCATGCTGGAACGTTCGCTCAGGCATTTCTGATAACGGGCTTCGTCCGCCTGACGCTGTGCGAACTGAACCGCCTCCGCGCGCTTGGCCTGCAGTTCGGCGACGCGCCTGCGGATTTCGGGCATGGCGGCAACGGCGGCTTTCTCGCCTTCCACGATGGCATTGGCGCGCTGGCTGAAATCGGCGGGGCCGATGTCCAGCACCTTGGGGCGAATGGTCACGTCGGCCCGCGCGAGCTCGGCCTGGCCGAGCTTCTGTCCCATGATGGCAATCGACTGGTTCAGCGCCCCCAGCATGTTGCCGGGAGTCGTGCCGCGCGCCTTGTTGGAGATGTCCACGGCAATCACGATGTCCGCACCCAATTGCCGCGCGGCATCCACGGGCACCGGGCTGGTGATGCCGCCATCGACGAAATGGAACTTGCCGATGGCCACCGGCTGGAACACGCCCGGCACGCTGCTGGAGGCGCGCACGGCCTGGCCCGTGTTGCCGACCGAGAACACGGTGCGCTCGCCGTCCTCGAGCCGCGTTGCCACGGACACGAACGGCTTGCCCAGCTTGTTGAGCGGCTTGTTGCGCACCTGCTCGTTCACATAGTCCTCGAGCTTCTGGCCGAGCACCAGGCCGCCGGAGGACAGCTGCAGGTCACGTATCTTGGCCTCGTCGAGCGCCACCGCCTTCTCCTGCAGCTCGAACGCGTTCATGCCGCTGGCATACATCGCGCCGACGACGCTGCCCGCGCTGGTGCCGGAGACGACGGCGGGCGTGAAGCCATTGGCCTCGAGCATCTTGATCACGCCGATATGTGCAAAGCCCTTGGCGGCACCACCCCCGAGGGCGAGGCCGATGCGGACAGGCGCCTCGGTCGTGCTGCCGCCGGTTGCGCCAGCGCTTGCCACTGTGCCGGCCGTGTCCGTCGAACCACTCTTTGCGGGCGGGTTGCTGCCGCAGGCCGTCAGGCCGAGCACCGTCAAGGCGCTCGCGCAGGCCATCAGGAGGCGGGCGGACGAGGTGGTTGATGGGAAGGAGAGGGCGTTGGGGCGCATACGCAGATCAGGGCCTGGCAGGAGCAGACGGTCAGTTCAGGGGGAGGCGGAAACAAGGGCTCCAGGACGAGCGGCTGGAAGTATATCGGCAGGCCGGTAGCTGCTCTGGCGCAAGTGCTTCTTGCGCTCGGCTACATTGAGTCTCCTTTGTCGGCGGGTCCGATACCAAAGCTCGAGGAAACTGCGTGAACACTGTTCCAGCCAATCCGCTGCACGCGCGCGACGTGCGCGCCTTCCTTCCCTCCCGGGATTTCGATGTGTCCAAGCGCTTCTACTGCGCACTGGGCTGCCCCCTGGAGTGGGAGGACGAGGATCTTGCCCTGTTCTCGCTGGCGGACGCGAAATTCTATGTG encodes the following:
- a CDS encoding SDR family oxidoreductase; the protein is MAIRFDGKVAIVTGAGGGLGRQHALALAARGAKVVVNDLGGAVDGSGGSVTAAEAVVAEIRAAGGEAIANGASVTDFEAVQAMVQQAIDTWGRVDILVNNAGILRDKSFAKMDMADFRLVVDVHLMGAAHCCKAVWPHMIEQKYGRIVMTTSSTGLYGNFGQANYGAAKLAQVGLMQTLAIEGAKYGIHVNALAPTAHTRMTEGLLPQPVLDALTPEAVVPAMLVLAHESAPSRTILLAGAGSFEAAHITMTEGIHLGAGAMVPEQLAEQLASVTDRSSEQVPQGGSAQGTHEFEKAMAAAASLAL
- the gshA gene encoding glutamate--cysteine ligase, with translation MTNQLQQHIAGLSKERLAGMRRGIEKEGLRALPTGALALTPHPRGLGSALTHPHITTDYSESQLELITGARASVQECLDELGEIHQFVHRVLTTQCDKELLWSSSMPCVLPTDETIPLGRYGLSNSGRSKSVYRMGLGHRYGRRMQTISGIHYNWSLPGVTSEEYFGLIRNFRRHAFVLLYLFGASPALCPSFVEGRQHALKPLGDGRRALYLPHATSLRMGRLGYQSDAQATLAVSYNGLEGYANSLHEALTRPYPAYEQIGIRNPGGEYNQLGTSLLQIENEFYGTIRPKRTTRSGERPLHALRERGVEYVEVRLMDLDPFEAVGINADTMRLLDVFLLHCLYSDSPPDTPQEIAELKNNQHLTAERGREPGLQLMRGGQPVALGEWGLQVLKECEPIAAALDAAEGSQAHADALRAAVQLFASPDSTPSAHVLRELTQTFDSDFIAYSRARSQAAREELMQRPWTDAQQQRYVALTDESVARQRAIEEADDMPFEEWRERYMAVEQLG
- a CDS encoding FUSC family protein — encoded protein: MTPLAARFSRVAMQQHALALLRVLLSYYMTNGYAVAVGYLLISAGVGLALGTTAGAAAALGVVVTIPPDMAGPRKGKFRQMIPTPILGVPLFFAVQMLHSSPLELGILIVAGTFVAFLAMAWGKRGAPIAIALMFAIIFSLAVPPQEEVKRLTAALHVTGYFALGALLYVLYSCIVHRWLNPRYRVLMLVDTLLSLADLMRLQARQFGEDSPEMRSEASGGLISRLLARQAALADQIQSTRDVVFESPDSLPRQRLAAMVLHVLDMRDHMIACALDLDTLRQHAGHNTVLVQMHDMLILLARETDNLADAMLFGRKPERPMDYRAQLENLRWAVDDDAMHSDPNRLVTSRNPSPDALVHSLADRIANLNDEVQRLYALARGEGKPNLAAVRASWHLFVSPVAWSIKPFYTLWSWGAPALRHAVRAALAIGTAYVIALLLPWGTHEYWIFLTIVVVLRGSLAQTLERRNLRVGGTLLGCLLALSILSLHPGYLAMILCLTVAQSVAHGLALRKYLYTAVAATILGLIQAHMISASSSTVFALFERTVDTLIGAGIAWLFSYVLPSWERSQIPNLVRRVVKSQVDHARTALDLVQLDAVDNAPELKWRLARKDAYDSLTALVLAAERSLKEPRAVRPPLQPLEMLQAHAYQMLAQLTAVKTLLLLRRGSLPGERLEQPLTRASERIANLLNGKEVIVDTVNADEPAEPVREPTLAAGPEHVPQAWDTNLMPWLERRLEQAVLLAAQIRKDADQLLGR
- a CDS encoding patatin-like phospholipase family protein, which encodes MACASALTVLGLTACGSNPPAKSGSTDTAGTVASAGATGGSTTEAPVRIGLALGGGAAKGFAHIGVIKMLEANGFTPAVVSGTSAGSVVGAMYASGMNAFELQEKAVALDEAKIRDLQLSSGGLVLGQKLEDYVNEQVRNKPLNKLGKPFVSVATRLEDGERTVFSVGNTGQAVRASSSVPGVFQPVAIGKFHFVDGGITSPVPVDAARQLGADIVIAVDISNKARGTTPGNMLGALNQSIAIMGQKLGQAELARADVTIRPKVLDIGPADFSQRANAIVEGEKAAVAAMPEIRRRVAELQAKRAEAVQFAQRQADEARYQKCLSERSSMQKLSGMVGLDGACAKP